AGCTGCGCGTGCACCCGTCGCTGGTGCCGTCGAAGCGCCTGCTGGCCAACGTCGAAGGCGCGATGAACGCGGTGGTGGTGCACGGCGACGCCGTCGGCACCACGCTCTACTACGGCAAGGGCGCCGGCAGCGAGCCCACGGCCAGCGCCGTGATCGCCGACCTGGTCGACATCACCCGCCTGCACACGGCCGACGCAGCGCACCGCGTGCCGCACCTGGCCTTCCACCCCGACGCGATGAGCGACCTGAAGGTGCTGCCGATGTCGGAAGTCGTCACCAGCTACTACCTGCGCCTGCGCGTGGCCGACCAGGCCGGCGTGCTCGCCAAGGTGACGGGTCTGCTGGCCACCGCCGGCATCAGCATCGACGCCGTGTTGCAGCGCGAAGCCGACGAAGTAGGCGGCGAGGGCTCCACGCAGACCGACCTCATCATCCTCACGCACGATGCGCGCGAAGGTACCGTCAACGACGTCATTGCCGAGCTGCAGGCGCTGCCGACCGTGCTCGAGCCCATCGTGCGCATCCGCAAGGAAGAGTTGAAGTGAACTACCTGAGCACCCGCGGCCACCCTGACCGCAAGCGCTTCTGCGAAATCCTCCTCGAAGGCCTCGCGCCCGACGGCGGCCTCTACCTGCCCGAAACGTACCCGCAGGTCGACACCGCCACGCTCGCCAAATGGCGCGCGCTGCCGTATGCCGAGCTGGCCTTCGAGATCCTCTCGCTCTACATCGACGACATTCTGCCGGCCGACCTGAAGGCGATCTGCGCGAAGACCTACACGGCCGAAGTTTTCGGCACCGACGAAATCGTGCCGCTGCGCGAGCTCGAAGACGGCGTGTACCTCGAAGCCCTGTCCAACGGCCCCACGCTGGCCTTCAAGGACATGGCGATGCAGCTGCTGGGTAACCTGTTCGAGTACGAACTGGCCCGTCGCGGCTCCGAGCTCAACATCCTCGGCGCCACCAGCGGCGACACGGGCAGCGCGGCCGAATACGCCATGCGCGGCAAGAAGGGCGTGCGCGTCTTCATGACCTCGCCCGACGGCCGCATGAGCCCGTTCCAGCAGGCGCAGATGTTCAGCCTGCAGGACGCCAACATCCACAACATTGCCATCACCGGTGTGTTCGACGACTGCCAGGACATCGTCAAGGCCGTGTCGAACGATCTGGGTTTCAAGCGCAAGTACCGCATCGGCACGGTCAATTCGATCAACTGGGCGCGCCTGCTGGCGCAGGTCGTCTACTACTTCGCCGGCTACTTCCAGGCCACGGCGAGCAACGACAAGCCCGTGAGCTTCACCGTGCCCTCGGGCAACTTCGGCAACGTCTGCGCGGGCCACGTGGCGCGCATGATGGGCCTGCCGATCCAGACGCTGGTGGTCGCCACCAACGAGAACGACGTGCTCGACGAGTTCTTCCGCACCGGCGTGTACCGCGTGCGCGCGGCCGTCGACACGCACGAGACCTCCAGCCCGTCGATGGACATCAGCAAGGCCAGCAACTTCGAGCGCTTCGTGTTCGACC
This is a stretch of genomic DNA from Variovorax paradoxus. It encodes these proteins:
- the thrC gene encoding threonine synthase, translated to MNYLSTRGHPDRKRFCEILLEGLAPDGGLYLPETYPQVDTATLAKWRALPYAELAFEILSLYIDDILPADLKAICAKTYTAEVFGTDEIVPLRELEDGVYLEALSNGPTLAFKDMAMQLLGNLFEYELARRGSELNILGATSGDTGSAAEYAMRGKKGVRVFMTSPDGRMSPFQQAQMFSLQDANIHNIAITGVFDDCQDIVKAVSNDLGFKRKYRIGTVNSINWARLLAQVVYYFAGYFQATASNDKPVSFTVPSGNFGNVCAGHVARMMGLPIQTLVVATNENDVLDEFFRTGVYRVRAAVDTHETSSPSMDISKASNFERFVFDLVGRDSARLRQLFVDDLGLQGSFDLSADPAFKQAAGRFGFRSGRSTHADRLATIRDTEKRFATLIDPHTADGLKAAREQITPGVPMVVLETALPIKFAATLVEALGEEPARPKKFEGIEALPKRVVKLPADAEAVKAYIAENCD